A window of Carassius gibelio isolate Cgi1373 ecotype wild population from Czech Republic chromosome A3, carGib1.2-hapl.c, whole genome shotgun sequence genomic DNA:
ATCACTTTGCACTCACCGTGGAATGTTTAGTGAGATTTCCTTTACGTGCTGCTCGTGCGTTCTGACCAACATCCAATCGCAGCGAACGCTGCTTACTCTAGAATATACGGTTGCATTCTGGGTAATGTAGTGCTCACTTGATTCGAGACCCGTTTCTTAATATATTAAGTGGATTCCATGGCCTCATCTTGTCGATTAGTTTTACTTTGGAGTCTAGAAGCAAGCAAATTTAATTATGTAGTGACCATATTTATTAAACAGCACTGTCACAATATGTAACAGAACTGAAATTTATCTCTGACACTTCAAGACTTTATGTTTTGGGAGCCtaatcactttctctatggacgCAAAAAAGACGTTATATCGACAGGAAATCATCGAAAATTTGATTTATAACATATCAGTCTGGTTTTGTGAGCGTGAAAACGGGCGAGAAGGGTTCGCACTCAAACAGCTCCATTTCAATAGAAGGCGATAGTGAGCCATGTTTGGGTAAATCTTTCACACTGAGTCACACGTTCAAGAATAGTAGGAGAGGGAAGCGCTGCTGTAAGATGAAAACTgtagaacatttttatttagtattattaggTTAAAATATACTAATAGATATAGTATATAGCAGTTGATTCTgtatatctgtaaaaaaaaaaaaaaaaaaaaaggtttgtggaAATATTGGGAGATGGTGTCCACTCTCTCCTCTTTTCAGACTCAGTTAGCGTCCATCATGGAAACACTCGTGCAGACAGCCGTGTTAGAGATAGGCAAGCTCGTGGATGTGGAGTGTGAGGTGTTGTTGTCGGAGGTCACCCGCAGCCGCAGTGAGATCAGTGCTCTGAGGAAGAGACTGAGGCTGATGGAGGTCCAGCTGTGGACGAGCACTggacaaacactcacacacagtctCACGTGTGTTAAGAGGTAGGTCCACTGTTCTTTGGTATTCATTAAACATGGAACTGCTTATACTTTATAAGACACGTGCATGCAACTGTTTAAGTATATGTGCAACTATTCTGTCTCATAACATGCAGCAATGTATACAGTGAAGTCAATGAACCatactaatttaaaatatatactactGTTTGGAATAGttacgattttttaaatgtttttgaaagacttttcttatgctcaccaaggctgcatttatttgatcaaaaatacaataacagtaatactgtgaaatattattataacttataagaacagtttttttcctgtttgaatctatttttaaaatgtagtttgttcctgtgatgcaaagtttaatatttagcatcattactcgagtcttcagtgtgacatgatccttcagaaatcagttctagctgatttgctgctaaagaaacatttcttagtatTATCAGTGTCGACTGCttaatagttgtgctgcttaaaggtCCCGTCACTTGAGAATGTCACTTTAGgaggtttttaacattaatatgagttcccctagcctgtatatggtatTTAacgatatggattcgacagcaccgccacaaacagtgagtaaccgttcattaatgcctgatctgtgatcagtgatttctgatgtgtagctaatacttcaagttcacacagactttccttctaaatcgtttaatactgtatatgcatcagtgaatcaagccagtgactaaacgaccaacttcacattgtttctcttagtaACATAGcatgagtctcacagcagacacgccccttcaaacagagcattcaagccacaggactaaaatcaggatataaaaatgccttttatttctacattttagatgtaaaaatcatactaacaatataagtacacctcatgaagcattaaaaaacataaaaaataaataaaaaatccacatcatgggacctttaatagttttgtgaaaaccatgatacatttccatttaaaggtttggggtAAGAAATGTATACTCCGTAagtatgcatttaattgatcataagtgatattaaatacatttatgatgttaaaaaataattatatattttttttaaaatgctgttcatttgaactttataattgtaaatgtttctcgagcagcataTCAGCtaattagagtgatttctgaaggatcatgtgacattgaagactggagtaatgatgctgaaaattcagcgctgcatcacaacaatatattttttcaaatatattttacatttaatatatttttcacaatattactgttttactgtatttttgctcagATAAAGGCATCCTTGGAGAGCATAAGatgcttctttcaaaaataattaattatccaaacttttgaccactagtAGTGTGTAACActgtttaatattgttttattagtgAATGTGACACAGAGGAGATGCACGATCATTTGAACAGGTGTAGAGGCCCAGCAGGAGACATCCCAAAAGTAATTCAGCAAGACCAAGCAAGTTCTCTTCTTTATGTGAATATCCATACTAATTGCCTTTAACTATTTGTAAGCACAAGAGCTGTTGAAAACTTAGTTTCTATATAGTTTATACAAATATAAGATATAATGTGATATCACGATGTCAAAGGACAGTCCACAGCAGAAGTGTGAGGTAAACCAGCCAAGTAGTGTGGTAAAGCAGGAGCAACCGGAAGTAGATGTTTGGATTGTGCAAGACAACAGTGAAGCAAGTAAGTCTGCAACTAACGGTTCTATAATGGTGGAAAATTTGAATTGCAagtgtttataaataatttatgacTTCCTTCCACTTGCATTACTTTCACTTAACCACAGGAACCCAATGTGGTGAAGCTGTGACCCTGTCACCCATCAAGGATGCTCTCAAAACGGTTCCTTGTGTTGACAGAGGACATCGAGAAAATGCAACCGCAAGAGTCGCATCTAAAGCAGAATCACCAAAAGTGAACAGAAACGCCTCCCCTGGAGCAATCACAGTGAAGCAGACTGTGGCAAACAGTGATCCAAACACTTCTAGAAGTCACACACAGAGTTTGAGTGCATCACACTCCGCAAGAACATCAAGTGCCTCCACTATTTCAGGGGATAAGCGTTTTGTTTGCTCCTACTGTTCAAAGAGGTTCAGGTGTTTTAGTCAACTTACAGTGCACCAGCGGAGTCATACAGGTGAGAAGCCATACAGGTGCACGCTTTGTGGAAAGAGCTACATTCAGAAAGGACACCTGTACACCCATCAGCGCACCCATACCGGAGAGAAGCCATATCGATGTTCGCTCTGCGGAAAAGGCTTTATTCAGAAATGCACTCTAGACATGCATCTGCGaagtcacactggagaaaaaccctACACTTGcacaaaatgtgggagagggtTCACAACCAAATTCAATCTTAACAAACACTTATCTTGTCAGACTTGCAACAACATTAGTTAATGACAGTGAGCTTGAGTAAATGTGCTGATTTCAGTTTCAAACTGCATTGATTTGCACTCCACGGagatcattttaaaacaatttacagTTTGATAAAGATTGATTCATGTGGCATCAGATCAGCATTAAATGCAAAATCATGTCTGAAAACAATGAAactttctctttatttatatttattcattgcaTTAAACACCAGcatattttcaagttttttttgtgtgtttttttttttttcaaatgatactgttttattagaaaaaaacCTTTGAAATTCTTCCATCATTCTAAAAggcaaattttaataaaatagaaataaaattaattctcCCGGCATAATTAGAGTgacaatcatgaaaaaaaaaaagtttactgagTTCATGCAGAAGAAAGTTTATTCTTTAAACTTACATATTCTTTTGTGATTTATAAAATGCAAATCAATTGCTACATTCAGTTGAGAGTTAAAAAGATCATTTCAGGGAATAGAGTCGCATCTCATGATGATACATTGAGGATTTATGAAGcaaaatgatcagtctgtgcaaaaagctgaacattatttacagcattattatttgtaatccATAGcctcgcgaacgaatcattcttaGGGCTGGTTTACCAAATCAGATTGAACCGTTTGAAACGGTTCTCGAGTTACTCAACCAAAACTCACTTTTGGGCATTCCTTACAGAGAGTCACTGACGAGAAATGAGCCAAAATACCAACAAATATGATCCTACACTCTCAGAAAGGTacaaaaagctgtcactggggtgttAACATTTCAAAAGGTACATGTTTGTACCTAAATGGTCAACTTTAAAGATGCATATTCTTAAAGTGtgtatattaaaagctaataaGTATATGTACCTTTTAAAAGGTACCACCCcaatgacagcttttgtaccttaatTTCTTAGGATGTATGATGCTGATTTCTCATTCAGTGCTCCAGTTCCACCAACAGTCACTGAACTTAGGAAACGATTTTTCCATTGTTGTGGTGAGTTGATTAAAACTAGTTTATTCACTTATTAGACATCCCTGTTTGTCTGAGGCTATGGACAGGGTCAGATTTGAGCCCTGGACTTGGATTTATTCCTCATAACCTGAATTTCAATGAGACAGTTACACCAAAGAAGAAATTCAAGTGTGTGTTCTGTGGGAAAACCTTTGCGTATTTAAGCCACATGAAAAGACACATGTAGACACAAATTGCTGTTTTAGTACGAAACTTTTTGTATGCATTTACTGTACTACTTAAACCAGAACTAGACTTTAACTGTGGCATGTATGGTCTCAGAGACattcactaaaatataatgtctTCTACAGAGGGCAAGTGTCTATACCTGGGGCTATGAATTAATAGTGTACCACactggcataaagttggcttgatgtTGGACGTTGGATATTCGCAAAtctagggaccgtctctaaagttacacgAGAAACTACTATACACTTCTCTAACGTCAATAGCATGCAAGGAGAATGACTAACAGTCACGAAAACAACTTTTAACTGTTCATCCAGGTGtcaactataatgcacaccttttatattttttgataattattaaaataaactgtaaatcatgtgGAAAACAattgctacttttcattaccgaatggacttaaatacaaattgaaagctcaataacatttgaacagaatgattcactttcataaaacatactgtaaagcgttcatctaggtgtcagctacaatgcacaccttttatatttttcataattattcaaatagactgtaaatcatgtgtaaaatattgctacttttcattaccgaatgggcttaaatacaaatttaaagctcaataaaatTTGAACAGGatgactcactttcataaaacatactgtaaagtgttcatctaggtgtcagctataatgcacaccttttatatttttcataattattcaaatagactgtaaatcatgtgtaaaatattgctacttttcattaccgaatgggcttaaatacaaatttaaagctcaataaaaattgaacaggatgactcactttcataaaacatactgtaaagtgttcatctaggtgtcagctataatgcacaccttttatatttttcataattattcaaatagactgtaaatcatgtgtaaaatattgctacttttcattaccgaatgggcttaaatacaaatttaaagctcaataaaaattgaacaggatgactcactttcataaaacatactgtaaagtgttcatctaggtgtcagctataatgcacaccttttatatttttcataattattcaaatagactgtaaatcatttgtaaaatattgctatttttcattaccgaatgggctcaaatgtaaaatatgccataatttaaagctcaatagaatttgaacagaatgactcacattcctaaaacatactgtaaggtgttcatttaggtgtcaactataagccacaccttttatatttttcataattattcaaatagactgtaaatcatgtgtaaaatattgctacttttcattaccgaatgggcttaaatacaaatttaaagctcaataaaaattgaacaggatgactcactttcataaaacatactgtaaagtgttcatctaggtgtcagctataatgcacaccttttatatttttcataattattcaaatagactgtaaatcatgtgtaaaatattgctacttttcattaccgaatgggcttaaatacaaatttaaagctcaataaaaattgaacaggatgactcactttcataaaacatactgtaaagtgttcatctaggtgtcagctataatgcacaccttttatatttttcataattattcaaatagactgtaaatcatttgtaaaatattgctatttttcattaccgaatgggctcaaatgtaaaatatgccataatttaaagctcaatagaatttgaacagaatgactcacattcctaaaacatactgtaaggtgttcatttaggtgtcaactataagccacaccttttatatttttcataattattcaaatagactgtaaatcatgtgtaaaatattgctacttttcattaccgaatgggcttaaatacaaatttaaagctcaataaaaattgaacagaatgactcacattcataaaacatactgtaaagtgttcatctaggtgtcagctataatgcacaccttttatatttttcataattattcaaatagactgtaaatcatgtgtaaaatattgctacttttcattaccgaatgggcttaaatacaaatttaaagctcaataaaaattgaacaggatgactcactttcataaaacatactgtaaagtgttcatctaggtgtcagctataatgcacaccttttatatttatcataattattcaaatagactgtaaatcatgtgtaaaatattgttatttttcattaccaaatgggctcaaatgtaaaatatgccataacttgaagctcaatagaatttgaacagaatgactcacattcataaaacatactgtaaagtgttcaactaggtgtcaactataatccacaccattcagatttttcataattattcaaataaactgttaatcatatgtaaaatattgctatttttcattaccaaatgggctcaaatgtaaaatatgccataatttaaagctcaatagaatttgaacagaatgactcacattcataaaacatactgtaaggtgttcatttaggtgtcaactataagccacaccattcagatttttcataattattcaaataaactgttaatcatatgtaaaatattgctatttttcattaccgaatgggctcaaatgtaaaatatgccataatttgaacctcaatagaatttgaacagaatgactcacattcataaaacatactgtaaagtgttcatctaggtgtcagctataatgcacaccctttatatttttcataattattcaaatacactgtaaatcatgtgtaaaatattgctacttttcattaccgaatgggcttaaatacaaatttaaagctcaataaaaattgaacaggatgactcactttcataaaacatactgtaaagtgttcatctaggtgtcagctataatgcacaccttttatatttttcataattattcaaatacactgtaaatcatttgtaaaatattgttatttttcattaccgaatgggctcaaatgtaaaatatgccataacttgaagctcaatagaatttgaacagaatgactcacattcataaaacatactgtaaagtgttcaactaggtgtcaactataatccacaccattcagatttttcataattattcaaataaactgttaatcatatgtaaaatattgctatttttcattaccgaatgggctcaaatgtaaaatatgccataatttaaagctcaatagaatttgaacagaatgactcacattcataaaacatactgtaaggtgttcatttaggtgtcaactataagccacaccattaagatttttcataattattcaaataaactgttaatcatatgtaaaatattgctatttttcattaccgaatgggctcaaatgtaaaatatgccataatttgaacttcaatagaatttgaacagaatgactcacattcataaaacatactgtaaagtgttcatctaggtgtcagctataatgcacaccttttatatttttcagaattattcaaatagactgtaaattatgtgtaaaatattactacttttcattaccgaatgggcttaaatacaaatttaaagctcaataaaaattgaacagaatgactccctttcataaaacatactgtaaagtgtttatctaggtgtcagctataatgcacaccttttatatttttcataattattcaaatagactgtaaatcatttgtaaaatattgttatttttcattaccgaatgggctcaaatgtaaaatatgccataacttgaagctcaatagaatttgaacagaatgactcacattcataaaacatactgtaaggtgttcatttaggtgtcaactataagccacaccattcagatttttcataattattcaaataaactgttaatcatatgtaaacaattgctatttttcattaccgaatgggctcaaatgtaaaatatgccataatttgaacctcaatagaatttgaacagaatgactcacattcataaaacatactgtaaagtgtttatctaggtgtcagctataatgcacaccttttatatttttcataattattcaaatagactgtaaattatgtgtaaaatattgctacttttcattaccgaatgggcttaaatacaaatttaaagctcaataaaaattgaacagaatgactcacattcataaaacatactgtaaagtgttcatctaggtgtcagctataatgcacaccttttatatttttcataattattcaaatagactgtaaattatgtgtaaaatattactacttttcattaccgaatgggcttaaatacaaatttaaatacataatttaaatacataaatacataatttaaattatggcatattttacatttgagcccattcggtaatgaaaaataacaatattttacaaatgatttacagtctatttgaataattatgaaaaatataaaaggtgtgcattatagctgacacctagatgaacactttacagcatgttttatgaaagtgagtcattctgttcataTTCTATTGAGGttcaaattatggcatattttacatttgattaacagtttatttgaataaatatgaaaaatctgaatggtgtggattatagttgacacctagtTGAAcagtttacagtatgttttatgaatgtgagtcattctgttaaatttttattgagctttaaatttgtatttgagcccattcggtaatgaaaaatagcaatattttacacataatttacagtctatttgaataattctgaaaaatataaaaggtgtgcattatagctgacacctagatgaacactttacagtatgttttatgaatgtgagtcattctgttcaaattctattgaagttcaaattatggcatattttacatttgagcccattcggtaatgaaaaatagcaatattttacatatgattaacagtttatttgaataattatgaaaaatcttaatggtgtggcttatagttgacacctaaatgaacaccttacagtatgttttatgaatgtgagtcattctgttcaaattctattgagctttaaattatggcatattttacatttgagcccattcggtaatgaaaaatagcaatattttacatatgattaacagt
This region includes:
- the LOC127953118 gene encoding zinc finger protein 79 isoform X1, with the protein product MVSTLSSFQTQLASIMETLVQTAVLEIGKLVDVECEVLLSEVTRSRSEISALRKRLRLMEVQLWTSTGQTLTHSLTCVKSECDTEEMHDHLNRCRGPAGDIPKVIQQDQASSLLYDSPQQKCEVNQPSSVVKQEQPEVDVWIVQDNSEARTQCGEAVTLSPIKDALKTVPCVDRGHRENATARVASKAESPKVNRNASPGAITVKQTVANSDPNTSRSHTQSLSASHSARTSSASTISGDKRFVCSYCSKRFRCFSQLTVHQRSHTGEKPYRCTLCGKSYIQKGHLYTHQRTHTGEKPYRCSLCGKGFIQKCTLDMHLRSHTGEKPYTCTKCGRGFTTKFNLNKHLSCQTCNNIS
- the LOC127953118 gene encoding zinc finger protein 79 isoform X2, with amino-acid sequence MVSTLSSFQTQLASIMETLVQTAVLEIGKLVDVECEVLLSEVTRSRSEISALRKRLRLMEVQLWTSTGQTLTHSLTCVKSECDTEEMHDHLNRCRGPAGDIPKVIQQDQDSPQQKCEVNQPSSVVKQEQPEVDVWIVQDNSEARTQCGEAVTLSPIKDALKTVPCVDRGHRENATARVASKAESPKVNRNASPGAITVKQTVANSDPNTSRSHTQSLSASHSARTSSASTISGDKRFVCSYCSKRFRCFSQLTVHQRSHTGEKPYRCTLCGKSYIQKGHLYTHQRTHTGEKPYRCSLCGKGFIQKCTLDMHLRSHTGEKPYTCTKCGRGFTTKFNLNKHLSCQTCNNIS
- the LOC127953118 gene encoding zinc finger protein 79 isoform X3, with the translated sequence MVSTLSSFQTQLASIMETLVQTAVLEIGKLVDVECEVLLSEVTRSRSEISALRKRLRLMEVQLWTSTGQTLTHSLTCVKSECDTEEMHDHLNRCRGPAGDIPKDSPQQKCEVNQPSSVVKQEQPEVDVWIVQDNSEARTQCGEAVTLSPIKDALKTVPCVDRGHRENATARVASKAESPKVNRNASPGAITVKQTVANSDPNTSRSHTQSLSASHSARTSSASTISGDKRFVCSYCSKRFRCFSQLTVHQRSHTGEKPYRCTLCGKSYIQKGHLYTHQRTHTGEKPYRCSLCGKGFIQKCTLDMHLRSHTGEKPYTCTKCGRGFTTKFNLNKHLSCQTCNNIS
- the LOC127953118 gene encoding zinc finger protein 79 isoform X4 — its product is METLVQTAVLEIGKLVDVECEVLLSEVTRSRSEISALRKRLRLMEVQLWTSTGQTLTHSLTCVKSECDTEEMHDHLNRCRGPAGDIPKVIQQDQASSLLYDSPQQKCEVNQPSSVVKQEQPEVDVWIVQDNSEARTQCGEAVTLSPIKDALKTVPCVDRGHRENATARVASKAESPKVNRNASPGAITVKQTVANSDPNTSRSHTQSLSASHSARTSSASTISGDKRFVCSYCSKRFRCFSQLTVHQRSHTGEKPYRCTLCGKSYIQKGHLYTHQRTHTGEKPYRCSLCGKGFIQKCTLDMHLRSHTGEKPYTCTKCGRGFTTKFNLNKHLSCQTCNNIS